Sequence from the Halobaculum rubrum genome:
GCCTCGTCCGTCGTCTCGGTCGCCGTGTCGGTGATCGGCTGACTCTCGGTCGCGGTCGGCGTCTCGGTCTCCATCGCGGCCACGGCTTCCTCGCGCGACTGGAAGTCAGCCTCGGCGGCCGCCTCGGGGTGGAAGCCCTCGGTCAGCGTCCGCACGCCCATGACGACCGAGCGCGGGGCGGGCTGGTTCATCCAGTTGCGGTCAACGGAAACCGTGTTGTTGTTCTGCACCGCGGGCGTGCTCGCGTACGGCTCCTCACCGAGGAGGTACGACGAGTAGCCCGTGACGACGAGGTAGTCGGGCGCCAGCTCGAGGACGACCTCGTCGTTGATCTGCGGGTAGCCGGTGAGGTCGCGCTCGGCCGCGACGTTCGTGCCGCCGGCGGTGTCGATCATCGCGGAGATGAACGTCTCGCTGCCGGCGATGTAGCCGCCGCCGAGCGGGTACAGCACGCGCCTGTCCTCGGCGTCGGCGGTCGCCTCACGGGCGGTTTCGACGTTCGCGGTCATCCACGCGTTCGCCTCGGCGGCGCCCTCACAGTTGCCGGTGAGCCGGCCGGTGAGCGTCGTCTTCTCGCGTACGTCCTCGATCGTCGTCGCCCCGGAGAAGTGGAACACCGTCACCCCCGCGTCGCGCAGCGCCTGGATGGTCCCGGCGGAGGTCGCGTTCGGAGCGAGCACGAGGTCGGGGTTCGTGCCCACGACCTTCTCGACGCTCACGCCGAAGCCGGCCGCCGAGACGTTCGTCCGGGAGTCGGCGCCGTCGAGGTACAGCGCGAACTGGCTCACGCCGACGACCTGCGACTCGCCGCCGATCTCCCACATGGTCTGTGCCGCGCTGGGGTTCAGCGTCGTGACCCGCTCGGGGCGCTCCTCGAGCGTCACATCGGTTCCCGTCGCGTCCGTGACGGTGACCGGGAACTCGCAGGTCGCCCCCGTCTGTGCGCTCGATGCGTCGGCCGCGCCGAGCGCGGGGGACTCCCCGACGCCGCTCTGTCCGCCGTCCGATGCCGTTCCGGCGGCCGTCCCCGCGGCCGCGGCCCCGACCGCCGGGACCGCCGCGGCGACGACCAACAGCGTCGCGATCAACAGCGTCCGTGTCCGTCGTGTCACGTTCCCAGCGTCCGGATAAGACAATAAATATTTATCTAATGCAAGCGGCCTTGAGATCGTGACACGCGTCTGGCGCCGCACCGCCGGCTACTCGACTGCCCTCCTCGGGCTCCTCGTCGGAGTCGTGACGGCGAGCGCCGGCATCGGACCGGTGTCGATCCCCGCCGGAACCGTGGCGGCCGTCGTCGCCAACGCCGTCGCGGTCCCGGTGGGCCTCGAGTGGGCAGCCGACGCCGTCGGGGGCGGCGGGCCGTTGACCGCCGGCCTCCCCCTCCGCGTCGAGTTCGCGCACCCGTTCGCGTTCCCGGTGTCGAGCACACACGAGGCGATCGTCATGCGGGTTCGCCTCCCGCGGATCCTGCTTGCGGCGTTCGTCGGCGTCGGCCTCGCGTCCGCCGGCACGGTGATGCAGGGGTTCTTCCGCAACCCGATGGCGGACCCGGGGATCATCGGCGTCTCCTCGGGCGCGGCCGTCGGCGCCGTCTCGTGGATCGTCGCCCCCGCCGGAGTGCTGGCGCTGCTCGGGCCGCTCCGGCCGCTCCTGACCGACGGTGCCGGGCTCCAGATCGCCGCCTTCTGCGGCGCGCTCCTCGCGGGCTTCGGCGTCTACCTGATCGCCAGTCGCGACGGCCGGACGCCCGTGGCGACGCTGCTGCTCGCGGGCGTCGCAGTACAGACGTTTCTGGGGGCCGTGGTCTCGTATCTCCTGTTGCACTCCGGGGAGTCGATCCGCCGGGTGACGTACTGGCTGATGGGCCACCTCAGCGGCGCGAGTTGGTCGGAGGTGACCGCCGCCGCGGTGGTCGTCCCCGCGCTGACGCTCGTGTTGTTCGCGTACGCCCGGGACCTGAACGTGCTCTTACTCGGCGAGACGGACGCCGTCGCGCTCGGCGTCGACGCCGAGCGGAGCAAGCGCGTCCTGCTGGCCGTCTCCTCGGTGTTGACCGGCGCCGCGGTCGCCGTCTCGGGCGTCATCGGCTTCGTCGGCCTCATCGTCCCCCACGGCGTCCGCCTGCTCGTCGGCCCGGATCACCGAGTGCTCCTGCCGACGAGCGCGCTCGCGGGCGGGAGCTTCCTCGTCGCCGCCGACACCTTCGCGCGCTCGGGCGTCGCGGAGCTGCCGGTCGGGATCGTCACCGCCGCCGTGGGCGCTCCCTTCTTCCTGTACCTGCTGCGGACTCGGGAGGTGTACGACCTGTGAGCGATCGGATCGACGCCGGCGATGTGACGGGAGGAACTGACATCGACGCCGCCGGCGACCCCCCGATGATCGCCGTCCGCGATCTCGTCGTCTCCCGCGGCGGCGAGCGCGTCCTCGACGGCGTCTCGCTGTCGGTCGACCGCGGGGAGCTCGTGGGGCTCGTCGGCCCCAACGGCGCCGGCAAGACCACGCTCGTCGCCGCCGTGAACGGTACGCTCGGGATCGACGGGGGCACCGTCGAACTGGACGGCCGCGACCGCCGGGAACTGTCTCAACGCGAGGTCGCCCGTCGTGTCGCCACGGTCCCACAGAAGACGAACACGGCGTTCGAGTTCCCCGTCGAGGCGATCGTCGAGATGGGGCGAACCGCCTACGTCTCCCGGTTCGGGACGACGACCGAGGCCGACCGCGACGCCGTCGACCGGGCGATGGAGCGCGCCGAAGTCCGGGAATTCGCCGACCGCTCGGTGACGACGCTGTCGGGCGGCGAGCGCCAGCGCGTGCTGTTCGCCCGGGCGCTGGCCGCCGAGACGCCGGGCCTCCTGCTCGACGAACCGACCGCCAGCCTCGACATCAACCATCAGGTCCGGACGCTCGAACTCGTCCGGGAGAGCGTCGACGACGGCAAGGCCGCCCTCGCGGCGATCCACGACCTGAACCTCGCGGCGCGGGTGTGCGACCGGCTCGTGTTGCTCGCGGGCGGATCCGTCCGTGCGAGCGGAACCCCGCGGGAGGTTCTCTCGGACGACGCGCTCGCGGACGCGTTCGGCGTCCGCACGGCCATCAACGACGACCCCGCGGTCGGTTCCCCGATGGTGACGGCGCTGCGGGAAAGCGATCGAGACACGGGAGAGTCGTAGCGACGGGAGTCAATCGGATTTGTCCTAACGCACTCACAATTGTTATACCGGGCGCCGTGTCTCCTACTGGCATGCAGAAGTCATCGGCGACCCCACGCGGACCGGACTCACCCGAGCAGTCGGAGGTCGGTGCGTGAGACTCGTCCTCGTCGCCGGGACGACCGAGACCGCGGCGGAGCCGGGGATCAGCGCAGCCGGGGCCGACCCGGAGCTGATGCGTCACACGCCCGGAGCCGACCTCGACGTGGTCGTTCACGGCGAGCCGACGCTCGCGCCGGTCGTGCCGGTGAGCCCGACGGGCTGTCCCACGCCCGCGGTTGTGACGCGCGCGGCCAGGGAGCTGCTCGGGTTCGACGCGATCGGCGTCGACGCCGGGATCGCCGGCCGGACGGGGGCACCGGCCATCGACGTCGGCGAGGGACCCGGCGCGGACGTGCGGGAGCCGACGGCGGTCCCCGGCGCCGAGGGGACGTACGAGCGGGCGCGCGAACTCGGGGGCGCGCTCCCGGACGACCGGATCGTGATCGGGGAGACGATTCCGGGCGGCACGACCACCGCGCTCGGCGTGTTGACCGCGCTGGGCGAGGAGCCGGCGGTGTCGTCGTCGCTTCCGGAGAACCCCCTCGACCTGAAGCGGCGGGTCGTCGCCGCGGGACTCGACGCCGGCGGGCTCGCGCCCGGCGACGCTGCCGGCGACCCGCTTCGGGCGGTTACGGCCGTCGGCGACCCCGTACTCGCGGCGGTCGCCGGCCTGACGGCGGGCGCCGTGGAGTCGGACACGGAGGTGACGCTCGCCGGCGGGACGCAACTCGCCGCCGCCGCGGCGCTGGTCCGTCACGCGGGCGTCGACGCGCCGCTGACGCTCGCGACCACGTCGTTCGTCGCGGACGACGGCTCCGCCGGGATCGCCGGGCTCGCCGACTCACTGAGCGTCGACCTGACCGTCACGGACCCCGGGTTCGACGGGGTCGAGCATCCCGCGATGGCGGCGTACGTCGCCGGCGAGGCGAAGGAGGGTGTCGGCATGGGCGGGGCGCTCCACCTCGTCGAGGAGTCGGCCGCCTCGATGGCCGACCTCCGCGAGCGGATCGTCGACGTGTACGACCGCCTGCTCGCGGGAGCCGACGCCTCCGAGGGGGCCGTTGAGGGGTCGCCCGATGGGGCGGGGACGGCGCCGGAGGGGGAGCCGTGAGGGGACTCGTCCTCGGCGGCACCGCCTCCGGCGTGGGCAAGACCGTCGCGACGCTGTCGGCCATCCGGGCGCTCGACGCCGCCGGCTACGCTGTCCAGCCGGCGAAGGCGGGCCCGGACTTCATCGACCCGAGCCACCACGAGCGCATCGCCGGCACCCCCTCTCGGACGCTCGACGTCTGGATGCAGGGAGAGGAGGGCCTCCGCCGGAACTACTATCGCGGCGGCTCCGACGGGTGCGACCCGTCTTCGCGGGGGACGTCGTCCCCCGCCCTCTGCGTGGTCGAGGGCGTCATGGGGCTGTACGACGGCGACGGGTCCAGCACGGCCCGGGTCGCCGAGGCGCTCGACCTTCCGGTTGTGCTCGTCGTCGACGCGAGCGCGGGGATGGAAAGCGTCGCCGCGACGTCGCTGGGCTTTCGCGAGTACGCCGCCCACGCCGGCCGCGACATCGACGTGGCGGGCGTGATCGCCCAGCGCGCCCACGGCGGGCGCCACGAGCGGGGGATCCGCGACGCGCTGCCCGAGGGGATCGCCTACCTCGGACGGATCCCCCCGAACCCGGATCTGGCGATCCCCGACCGGCACCTCGGGCTCCACATGGGCGAGGAGTCGCCCCTTCCCGGCGAGGCGCTCGATTCCGCGGCCGACCACCTCGACGCCGAGGCGCTGGCCGACCTCGCGCGCGAGCCGCCGCGACCGATCGGGCGCGACTCGCGACCGCCCGAGCGTGACTCCGGATCCCCGACCGGGAAGCGCGTCGCGGTCGCCGACGACGCCGCCTTCGCGTTCCACTACCCGGCGGCGCTGGAGCGCCTCCGGGAGCGCGCCGAGGTGGAGACGTTCGCGCCGACCCGCGGCGACGCGCTGCCCGAGTGCGACGCCGTCTACCTCCCCGGGGGCTACCCCGAACTCCACGCGCCCGCGCTCGCCGACAGCGACGCGCTCGACGACCTCGCGGACAGAGCGGCGGAGGGCCTCCCCGTGCTCGGGGAGTGCGGCGGACTGATGGCGCTCGCGGAGACGCTGACGACCGCCGACGGCGACACACACGGGATGGCAGGCGTCCTCCCGGCGGACGTGCGGATGCACGACCGGTATCAAGCGCTCGACCACGTCGAGCTTCGCGCCCGCGACGACACGCTCACCGCCCGAGCGGGCGAGACCCGCCGCGGCCACGAGTTCCACTACTCCTCGGCCGAGGTGGCCGACGACGCCCGCTTCGCCTTCGAGGTGGTCCGGGGCGACGGCATCGCCGACGGAATGGACGGCCTGACCGAGCACCGGACGCTCGGCACGTACGCGCACGTCCACCCCGAGAGCGGCGCGTTCGACTCGTTCCTGGAGGCGATCTGAGGTGGGGGCGGGCGGGTCGGGCGGCGCCGTCGAGGACGACGCGGGCGGTCACGGCGGCATCGCCGCCGTCTCGTTCGACCTGTTCGGCACCCTCGTCGACGCCGACACGCCCGACGATCCGGCCGCGGCCGTCGCCGCCGAGCTCCGCGATCGGGGCGTCGCCGTCCCCGACGACTGGGCCGACGCGTACGCCGAGCCACACTTGGAGTACACGGCGGGGGTCGAACGACCGCTCCATCACCACGTCGCGGCCGCGCTGGCGAGCCGCGGCCCCGAGCACGAGGCGCGTCCGTTCGTGGACGACGCCGCGGTGGCCGTCCGCGCGGCGTTCGATCGCCCGGTCGAGACGCGACCCGGCGCCGCCGAGGCGGTCGCGACGCTGTCCGAAACGTACCCCGTCGGCGTCCTGTCGAACTGCAGCGTTCCCGGGCTCGTCGGGCGGACGCTGGAGCGGTCGGTCGTGGACGCCGGGGACCTCGACGCCGTGACCGCCAGCGTCGAGTGCGGGTGGCGAAAGCCCGACGCGCGGGCGTTCGAGGCGGTCGCCGCCGACCTCGGCACACCAGTCGGGCGGCTGCTCCACGTCGGCGACGACCCGGAGACCGACGGCGGGGCGACCGACGCCGGCGCGCGGTTCGTCCCGGTCGGGGAGGTGTCGCTTCCGGAACTGCCGTCGGTCGTCGCGGAGCGATGGGGCTGACCGCCCTCGCTGCCGTCGGGCTGGCGGCGACGCTCGACGCCGCGTTCGCGGAGCCGCCGAGTCGCGTGCATCCGATCGCGCTGTTCGGGCGGGTCGTCGGCGCCGTCGAGCGCGAGTGGACCCGACCGCGGGCCGTCGGGGTCGCCGTCGCGGTCGTCCTGCCGCTGGCGGTCGCGGCGGTCGCGTGGGGGGTCGTCACCGGCGCCGGTGTTCTCGGGGGCAGCGGGGGCGTCACCCCCGTCGCCACTGCGGTGGTCGCGGGACTCGCGCTGTTCTCGCTCACGAGCCTGCGGATGCTCGTCGCCGTCGCGAGCGAGGTGGTCGACGCGGCCGAGCGCGACGCCGACGCCGCCCGCGAGTCGGCGATCGCGCTCGTCGGCCGGGACACGTCGTCGCTGTCGGCCGCGGAGATCCGGAGCGCCGCCGTCGAGAGCGCCGCCGAGAACCTCGCGGACGGACTCGTCGCACCCCTGCTGGCGTTCGCGATCGGCGCGCAGGGCTCGGTCGCCGTCGGCGTCGCGGCCGCCGCCTGGGTGAAGGGCGTGAACACGCTCGACTCGATGCTCGGCTATCCTGACAGGCCGGTCGGCACCGCGAGCGCCCGCCTCGACGACGCGGTTATGTGGGTGCCCGCCCGCGTCTCGGCCGTGTTGCTCGCCGTCGCCGCCGGGTCGCCGCGGTCGCTCGTCGACGCCCGACGCTGGGTGCGCGTCCCCGCCTCGCCCAACTCCGGGTGGCCGATGGCGACCGCCGCGGCCGCCCTCGGCGTCCGACTTGAGAAGTCCGGCGCGTACACGCTGAACTCCGACGCCGCACTCCCCTCGCTCGACGAGGCGCGGCGAGGCGTCCGCGCGGTCGCCGTCGCGGGGGCGCTGGCGTTCCTGCTCGCCGGAGCGGCCGTGGCGGTGGCGAGGGTGGGGCCGTGACTCCGAGCCCCATCGCCGCCGTCGCGGGCGCGCTCGGGTTCCTCTCCCGCGTCCCCGTCGGCCACAGCGACGCGCGCTGGGACGCGTTCCGGCGGACGCCGGCAGCGATCCCGGCCGTCGGCTACCCGATCGGCGCGCTGCTCGCGCTCCCGATCGCGGCGGTCGCGCTGGCGCCCGGCGGGATCGGCGCCGCCGTCCCGACCGAGACGGTCGCGGTGGTGTTCGTCGCGTGGCTGTACGCAGTCACCGGGATCACCCACCTCGACGGCGTCGCGGACCTGGGCGACGCGGCCGTCGTCCACGGCGACGCCGAGCGTCGTCTGGAGGTACTGAAGGACAGTTCCCTCGGCGTCGGCGGGGCGCTCGCGCTCGCGGTGGTCGTCCTCGGGCTCGCGGCCGGGGCCGCGCTGGTCGTCGACCTCGCACGGGTCGCCCCGCTGCCCGCCGTCGGCCTCGTGATCGGCGCCGAGGTCGCCGCGAAGGCGGCGACGGCGGCGCTCGTCTGTGTCGGCGAGGCACCCCACGGGGGGCTCGGCTCCGCGCTGACGGCCGAGTCCGGACCCCGTTCGCTCGTGTGGGTCGGGGCAGTGGCGGCGCCCGTCGCGCTCGTGGGGTGGCCCGCGCTTGCGCCCGGGATCGCCGTCCTCGTCGCCGCCGCCCTCGTCGCCGCCGCGGCGCTGTGGTGGGCGAGCGCTCGGATCGGCGGCGTCAGCGGCGACGTGCTCGGTGCGACGAACGAGATCTCCCGAGTCGTCGGGCTGCACATGGGGGTGATCGCGTGGACGCTCTCGTGATGTGCGGCGGCCGGGGCACCCGCCTCGGAGCGGTCGGCGCCGACACCGAGAAGCCGCTGGTCGAGATCGGCGGCGTTCCGATGGTCGACCGTGTGCTCATGGCGCTCGCCGAAAGTCGGATCGAGGGCGTCCACGCCGTCGTCTCGCCGCACACGCCCGCGACCGCGACACACCTCATCGGACGTGATGACCTGACGGTCATCGAGGCCCCCGGCGACGGCTACGTTTCCGACCTCGGCTACGCGCTGGATCGGGTCGGCCGACCCGTGCTCACCGTCGCGAGCGACCTTCCGCTGCTCACGGCCGGGACGGTCGACCGCGCGGTCGACGCCGCCGGCGGCGACGATGCTTGCGCTTCCGGGTCCGGCGGCGCGGCCGCGTCGCTGACGGTGTACGTCCCCGTCGACCGCAAGCGGGAAGTCGGGGCGAGCGTCGACGAGCGGACGACGACTGTCGACGGCCGCAAGGTCGTGCCCACCGGGCTGAACGTCGTCGGCGACGAGGACGGAGAGCCTGTCGACGAAAGCGCGCTCGTCGTCGCCGACGAGCGCCTCGCGGTGAACGTGAACCGCCCGCGAGACCTGCGCGTCGCCGAGGCGCTCCTGCGTCGTCGACGCGAGAGAACCGAGACAGTGCCCGACCACCACGACCACGGAGACCACCCATGAACTTCGATACCGCACGCGACACGCCCCGAACACCCCACGGCAGCAGCGACGACCCCGACGTGCTCGACTTCAGCGCGAACACCAACCCGCACGTCCCCGACGGCGCCGAGGCGGCCTACCGCGACGCCTTCGAGGCGGCCCGGACGTACCCACGGGAGCCGCCCGCGGAGTATCGCCGGGCGGCCGCCGAGTACGTCGACTGCGACCGGAAGGAGGTGATCCCCACACCCGGGGGGCTGGCGGCGATCCGGCTGACGATCGATCTCGCCGTGGAGCCGGGCGACTCGGTCGCGGTGCCGTCCCCGAGCTTCGGGGAGTACGCCCGCGAGGTGCGCCTGCAGGGCGGCGAGCAGTCGTTCGTTCCGCAAGACGAGATACTGGAGACCGACCCCGCCGAACACGCGCTCGCGATCGTCTGTAACCCGAACAACCCGACCGGGAACGCCTACGGGGACGACGACCTGCGGGCGTTCGCCGCGCGGTGCCGGAAGGCGGGGACGCCGCTGCTGGTCGACGAGGCGTTCCTCGGGTTCACCGACCGCCCGTCGCTGTCGGGGATGGACGGCGTGATCGTCGCTCGCTCGCTGACGAAGCTGTTCGGGCTGCCGGGCATCCGCGCGGGGTTCGCCGTCGCGACCGGCGACTGGGGGGAGATGCTGGCGAACGCCCGTCGCACCTGGAACCTCGGGGCGCCAGCGCTCGCGACCGGCGCCCACTGCATGCGACAGACGGCGTTCGTCGAGCGCGCTCGCGAGCGCGTCGCCGCCGAGCGCGAGCGCATGCGCGCGGCGCTTTCGGAGGCGGGATACGGCGTCCACCCCTCGGACGCGCCGTATCTCCTGCTCGATGTCGGCGACCGCGGGGTCGACGCGGTCGTCGAGGGCGCCGGCGAGGCCGGGATCGCGATCCGCGACGCGACGACGTTCCGCGGGCTCGACTCCCACGTCCGGGTGGCGGTCCGGACGCCCGCCGAGAACGACCGCCTGTTGGAGGTGCTCCGTGGGCTTTGAGACCGCGGTCGCCGACGGCGTCCTCCGCCTGCGCCGCCCCGACACGCGCTGGCTCTCGACCGGCTGGGACGGCGGCTTCGCGGACGCCCCGGCGGCGTACAACGTCTCGGTCCCCGAGGGCTGGGAGCGGACCGACCTCGACGCGTACGCCACCGAAAGGCTCGCTGACGCCGGGTTCGCGGGAACGGGAGGCGACCCCGCGGGTCCGGCGCTCCTGACGGGCGTCGACATGCCCCACGCGCGGGTCGCGCGCTCCGGCTCCGTCGTCGCGGTCGCGACCGCGGGGGTGTCGAACCCCGCGGCGCTGCCGATGGCGGCGGACTCGGAGGACGCCGGCGCTCCCACGCCGGAGACGGACGCCGAACGCGGCAGCGACGGCGTCGGCCGTGGCACCGTGAACGTCCTCGTCGCGACGACCCGGCGGCTCGACGACGGCGCGCTCGCGAACCTCGTCGCGGTCGCCGCGGAGGCGAAGGCCGCGACCCTGCTCGCGACGACGGGCTTCCCGGGCACGACGACCGACGCGGTCGTCGCCGGCAGCGCGCGCGACGGCGAACCCGCGACGTTCTCGGGGAGCGCGACGCCGGTCGGGAGCGCCGCCCGGGTGTGCGTCCGCGACGCCGTTCGCGCGAGCCTCGAGTCACGGTACGCCGCCGGCGACGCGACCGTTCCGGACTCAGTCGCCGACGCCGAGCACGGCGTCGTTACCGACCGCGAGGCGGAGGTGACGCGACCGTGAGCCGCCCCCGGCGGACCGACTGCATCCGAACTGGCCCCGTCCTCGCCGACCCGGGATCGTTTGCCGATCCACACCGTACGAGACACCCATGACAGACACGAACGCCGCCCCCGACGACGAGGAACGTACCGCCGACCGAGACGAAGAACGCGACGGGGATCCTCGCGCCCGGACGCCCGGGAAAGGGGTTACTCCCGCCGCACGCGACATCGACGCGAGTGCGCCCGAGGAGTTCGGGCTGGTGCAGACGTGGTGGGGCGACGGGAAGGGCAAGACGACGGCCGCGTTGGGGATGGCGTTCCGTGCCGCCGGCCACGGCTACCGGGTGCACCTCCTCCAGTTCATGAAAGGCGGCGCCGACAGCGTCGAGGACGTCCGCGGCGAGTACAACGCCATCGCCGCGATCCCGGGGATCACCTACGAGAACTCCGGCCACTACGGCTGGCACGCGATGGCCGACGGCACCGACGAGGACGACCACGCCGCCCGCGCTGCTGCGGGGTTCGAGCGTGCCCGCGAACTGGTCGACGGCTGGGCGGACGCCGACCTGACCGCGCCGCTTCCGCTCGACGGCGACCCGGAGGACGGCGCGCACATGCTCGTCCTCGACGAGGTGGTGTACGCCGTCAACCGCGGGTTGGTCGACCCGGACGACCTGCTCGAACTGGTCGAGTCCAAACCCGACGCCCTCGAACTCGTCCTCACGGGCGGCCACGAGGAGCCCGAGTACCTCGCCGACGCCTCGGACCTGATCACGAACGTTCGCAAGGTGAAACACCCCTTCGACGAGGGCCACCGCGCCCGCAAGGGCACCGAGTACTGATGGCCGGGGGTGAGCGCGGGAGCGCGGAGGACGGCGACGGGGTTCTCGGGGACGCGGCCGGTCGCTGCGACGCCGGCGACGGTGACCGCGACCACGCCGCCACCCTCCTCGTCGCCGGCACGGCGAGCCACGTCGGCAAGAGCACCGTCGTGGCGGGGCTGTGCCGTCGCCTCGCCGACGCCGGCGTGTCGGTCGCGCCGTTCAAGGCGCAGAACATGAGCAACAACGCCCGCGCGGCGCTCACGGCCGACGGCGACTGGGGAGAGATCGGCGTCTCGCAGTTCGTGCAGGCTCGTGCGGCGAGGATCACGCCGACGACGGACACGAACCCCGTCCTGCTCAAGCCCCGCGGCGAGGGCGAGAGCCAGCTCGTGATCGACGGCGAAGCGATCGGCCACTACGGGGCCGGAACCTACTACGACGAGCACTGGGAGATCTCGCGGGGGGCCGCGCGCAATGCGTACGACCGACTCGCGGCCGACCACGACGTGATCGTCGCCGAGGGCGCCGGGTCGATCGCCGAGATCAACCTCCACGACCGCGACCTCGCGAACGTCGAGACCGCCCGGTTCGGGGACGCGTCCATCCTCCTGCTGGGCGACATCGAGCGCGGCGGCGTGTTCGCCAGCCTCTACGGCACGCTCGAACTGCTGCCCGGGGACCTCCGCGGGCGCGTCGCGGCGACGGCGATCACGAAGTTCCGCGGCGACGCCTCCCTCCTCGAACCGGGGATCGAGGAGCTGGAGGCGCGGACGGGCGTGCCCGTCGCGGCGGTGCTCCCGTACGACGACCCCGGGCTTCCCGAGGAGGACAGCGTCGCCCTCCCCGACGAGGACACCCGGGCGGTCGTCGGCGACGACGACGGCGTCGCCGACGCGGCCGCGGTGACGGTCGCGGTGCCGCGCCTCCCGCGAGTGTCGAACTTCTCCGACCTGGACCCGCTCGCGCGCACGCCTGGCGTCCGGGTCGCGTACGTCCCTCTCGACGCCGACCTCGCGGACGCCCACGCGGTTGTGCTCCCGGGCACGAAGAACACCGTCGACGACCTGCTGGCGCTGCGGGATGCGGGCCTCGACGAGCGACTCCGGGCGTTCGACGGCCCGATCGTCGGGGTCTGCGGCGGCTACCAGCTGCTCGGCGAGCGGATCACGAACGCGGCCATGGAGGGAACCGGCGACGCCGACGAGGTCGCCGGGATGGGCCTGCTCCCGGTCGAGACGCGCTTTCGCGAGGACAAGCGCGTCCGGGAGACGACCGTCCCGGCCGACGGCGCCGGCCCGCTCGCGGACGTGACCGGGACGGTGTCGGGCTACGAGATCCACATGGGACGGACGGAGCCCGTGGACGATGACGGCGTCGAGACGCCGCTTGAGCCGGGGAGCGCCGCCGTCGGCGACGTGCTCGGCACGTACCTCCACGACGTGTTCGCGACCGAGACCGTTCGGGAGGCGTTCGTCGACGCCGTCTTCGCCCACGCGGGTCGCGAGCGTCCCGCCGAGCCCACCGCCGCGCGCGACCCGTACGAGGCCGCCGCGGCGCTCGTCGCCGACCTCGACGTGTCGGCCCTGCTCGGCGGCGACGTGCACGCGATCTCGGAGTCGAACGCGGACCGGTAGCCCTTTTCGCGCGGCCGGCCGAGGCCGGGTATGCCCACGCCGTGCGTCCGCGCCCCCGTCCGCGAGGGCGAGGCGACGAGAGCCGCGCTCGCCGAGCGCGACCTGCTCGACGGCGACCGCGAG
This genomic interval carries:
- a CDS encoding adenosylcobinamide amidohydrolase, which encodes MGFETAVADGVLRLRRPDTRWLSTGWDGGFADAPAAYNVSVPEGWERTDLDAYATERLADAGFAGTGGDPAGPALLTGVDMPHARVARSGSVVAVATAGVSNPAALPMAADSEDAGAPTPETDAERGSDGVGRGTVNVLVATTRRLDDGALANLVAVAAEAKAATLLATTGFPGTTTDAVVAGSARDGEPATFSGSATPVGSAARVCVRDAVRASLESRYAAGDATVPDSVADAEHGVVTDREAEVTRP
- a CDS encoding NTP transferase domain-containing protein; this encodes MCGGRGTRLGAVGADTEKPLVEIGGVPMVDRVLMALAESRIEGVHAVVSPHTPATATHLIGRDDLTVIEAPGDGYVSDLGYALDRVGRPVLTVASDLPLLTAGTVDRAVDAAGGDDACASGSGGAAASLTVYVPVDRKREVGASVDERTTTVDGRKVVPTGLNVVGDEDGEPVDESALVVADERLAVNVNRPRDLRVAEALLRRRRERTETVPDHHDHGDHP
- the cobS gene encoding adenosylcobinamide-GDP ribazoletransferase, with product MTPSPIAAVAGALGFLSRVPVGHSDARWDAFRRTPAAIPAVGYPIGALLALPIAAVALAPGGIGAAVPTETVAVVFVAWLYAVTGITHLDGVADLGDAAVVHGDAERRLEVLKDSSLGVGGALALAVVVLGLAAGAALVVDLARVAPLPAVGLVIGAEVAAKAATAALVCVGEAPHGGLGSALTAESGPRSLVWVGAVAAPVALVGWPALAPGIAVLVAAALVAAAALWWASARIGGVSGDVLGATNEISRVVGLHMGVIAWTLS
- a CDS encoding cobyric acid synthase, whose product is MAGGERGSAEDGDGVLGDAAGRCDAGDGDRDHAATLLVAGTASHVGKSTVVAGLCRRLADAGVSVAPFKAQNMSNNARAALTADGDWGEIGVSQFVQARAARITPTTDTNPVLLKPRGEGESQLVIDGEAIGHYGAGTYYDEHWEISRGAARNAYDRLAADHDVIVAEGAGSIAEINLHDRDLANVETARFGDASILLLGDIERGGVFASLYGTLELLPGDLRGRVAATAITKFRGDASLLEPGIEELEARTGVPVAAVLPYDDPGLPEEDSVALPDEDTRAVVGDDDGVADAAAVTVAVPRLPRVSNFSDLDPLARTPGVRVAYVPLDADLADAHAVVLPGTKNTVDDLLALRDAGLDERLRAFDGPIVGVCGGYQLLGERITNAAMEGTGDADEVAGMGLLPVETRFREDKRVRETTVPADGAGPLADVTGTVSGYEIHMGRTEPVDDDGVETPLEPGSAAVGDVLGTYLHDVFATETVREAFVDAVFAHAGRERPAEPTAARDPYEAAAALVADLDVSALLGGDVHAISESNADR
- a CDS encoding threonine-phosphate decarboxylase → MNFDTARDTPRTPHGSSDDPDVLDFSANTNPHVPDGAEAAYRDAFEAARTYPREPPAEYRRAAAEYVDCDRKEVIPTPGGLAAIRLTIDLAVEPGDSVAVPSPSFGEYAREVRLQGGEQSFVPQDEILETDPAEHALAIVCNPNNPTGNAYGDDDLRAFAARCRKAGTPLLVDEAFLGFTDRPSLSGMDGVIVARSLTKLFGLPGIRAGFAVATGDWGEMLANARRTWNLGAPALATGAHCMRQTAFVERARERVAAERERMRAALSEAGYGVHPSDAPYLLLDVGDRGVDAVVEGAGEAGIAIRDATTFRGLDSHVRVAVRTPAENDRLLEVLRGL
- a CDS encoding cob(I)yrinic acid a,c-diamide adenosyltransferase: MTDTNAAPDDEERTADRDEERDGDPRARTPGKGVTPAARDIDASAPEEFGLVQTWWGDGKGKTTAALGMAFRAAGHGYRVHLLQFMKGGADSVEDVRGEYNAIAAIPGITYENSGHYGWHAMADGTDEDDHAARAAAGFERARELVDGWADADLTAPLPLDGDPEDGAHMLVLDEVVYAVNRGLVDPDDLLELVESKPDALELVLTGGHEEPEYLADASDLITNVRKVKHPFDEGHRARKGTEY